Within Vicia villosa cultivar HV-30 ecotype Madison, WI linkage group LG1, Vvil1.0, whole genome shotgun sequence, the genomic segment GATGAAAAGCCATGTGGTGGTTTTTGAGGTTGTTTAAGGGACCaactcacgtgaggtgagaggcCCTGTTGGTGGCCGACATTGCTAGGGTATAGGCGCGCGGTAAGGTTGATAGTGTGTTAGAGTTATAGGGAGCGTAATGCTCTTTGAGTAGTGGTAAATGTGTATGACTTAGTGTTTAACGTGAAAATTAGTAAACAATAGCTAGTTTTCCAAAATAGTTATTTGCAAGATCGGCTAGTTAATCCTATGACATATGTGCATCAATACTTGTGACTTTGTTTCAGTGTTTGCAGGAGTGAAGTGAAATCTATTTGGATTCTTACtaagtaaaaatataaattttgtagAAAATGAAGGATTTCGACTTAGTCGAAATCTGTGTAAAATGTAAGgagaaaaagtagaaacaaagtgCCTAAAAAGCAAGTTAAAATAAAGGATTTATGCTTAAAATGTAAAGAACATGGTGTTCAGGATCATACATTTCGCTTCACTGACTCTTTTCTCGCTTGACGTTTGGATACTTTGAGTTTGTGAGTTTTTGTAATGATTTTGACACCCCAAATCCTAACACTGGAACTCTTATTTAAACTAATTAATACATGATTAACTATGAATCCTAACACCAGAactcttatttatactaataCATGATTAACTATGTTCAACGGCTTTCTCCTTCGGAGTCGACACGTCTTCGCTGCATGCATTTCGCCCTTGGATTTATTTCCGCGTGTACTTTTAGATAAGACCAAAAAAAAGTTATGTTGCTTTTCGTCGCACCAATCTACTAATGTTGAAGACTTATGACAACCTTTACGTCGAAATCTTTGGAACTTACTCATGAGGAAAACGCTAAGTTCAACTTCTGCCTTATGCTTGAAGCTTTGACTTCTTGAGGTGGAGGTATTATGTCAAAATGTTCCTTCCTCTCGTTCAAGTCCTTTGAGTACAAggcagattgaacttcttcaaaggtaaGAGACTTTCTTCCATTCAAAaatgtttctttgaagtgagcatgagaCTTAGGTAAAGAACACAACAACAATATTGCTTGATCTAAATCATCGATACTAGCATCGATATTCTCTAGATAAAGAATCCGCATGTTGAAtgtatccaactgctcagccaagaCTTTGTCTTCACTCATATTTAATGAATACAAAACTTGCATCAATTATAGACAATTTACCAAGGATTTAGTCACGTCCAATCCTTCAGGTTTGCTCCATACACCTTTTGCAGTATTCTTCTTTTACACCTATCTCAGAACCTTATCACCATGGCTCAAGATGATTGCACTGTGGGCTTTCTCCGACATCATCTTTTCTCCTTCTCCGTTAGGGTAACATCCATGGCTCGTCTCCCTTCAATGATTCTAGAAAAATCTGTTGAACAAGCAGGGCTCGCATCTTCAAGCGCCATAAACCAAAATCATTCACACCGGTGAATTTCTCAATCTCAAACTTTGTGAcgacatcttctccatgctcaccgcaccagtTTGTTGTGATCAATACCCCGCCATGAACAAAGGGATCCTGTGAGAAAGagatttgttttaaaacaaacacaaGAAACCTATTTtagtttgagagagagagagagagagagagagagagagagagagagagagagagagagagagagagagagagagagagagagagagagagagagagagagagagagagagaatataaCAAAGTTGGTTAAAACAGTTTTTCTATTCACTTTCTCTATAATAAGGATTATAAACTACAAGTGAATAACAACCAACTCTTAACCCATTTCAAGAATTGGGTTAACAGACTGACCTAATTCTACATGTTAATAACATAGTATATTTCGATTGTTGCATGCTTGAGCGTAATTTGACTAGCAAGGCTTCGACATCAGCATATGAACAtacttcgacttcatgcttaacctaTATCGAACCATGAAGCTATCCCTGTCGAGAATAGAGTTTGATCCAAAAAATCATAAATGCCACAAATTCCACAATTTTGAGAATTCAGAAGAGATATACTTGATCTTCGCAGCTTCAAGGTGATACAATTTTGCAAAGTTCAACACGAAAATGAAATGCTTTCGCACGTGTATGTTTATAAAAATAGGTGAACAATTTGTCTAATAGCTCATGAGCATGAGAGCAACCAAGAATAGAAGATAATATCTTACTTGATTCTTTGGACTATAACTATGATTGCAGCATCCGATCATAAGATCTTTGTGAGAGATATACAAGAGTCGTCAAATTGTTTGTAAGATCTGTATCGCTCAATAATTTCACACGAATTCTTGGACATATAATGCTTTTAGTGAGATTGTGTGTATTGACATTGCTATACTTGTTGACGCCATAGATTAAAGTTACCATCAGTTAATTTCTCTGAGACTTTTAGAGAAAATTGAAGTGAGAAACGAAATTCAGTAACAGGCTGAGAATTCTGCTTCTGGGATGGGAAACCCCATTCTGTAATAGACGTGGTGGTGATCTGACAGAGGTGGAGTGAGATCTTCCATGGATCAAACTAGTTGCTGATACCATAATATATTAGAGTGAATTATATAGTAGATTTGATTTGCAATTCtaattaagtattttttattaCTTCCAAAATAATTAGAGGGTTGCATTTATAATGCttgataaaaagttttttttttaaaaagcaaaATGCATACATTAGAACTCAGATATAATACATGCCAAAGAACGAAACACAATGTTTCAAGATGCCAATAACAGAAAAACATGGCGCAAACAACAAAATCAGAAAACTCCTGTCAACCAAATTACACCTGCAAGATGAAGCCTAAAAACACCTTGTTAGAACACTCCTAAATTGCTGCCACAAACACCACCCTATCCTAGACTGAGACGCTACACCTTTTTTCAAACTGTCACACCTTAACTGCTTCATAAGATAATGTACTTCAAAGTTCAAACTCATATTACTATATACATGCTGAAGAGTCGAAACATCAAAAGAACACCTTATATAATTACTATATATATCCTCCGATTACTCCACAACAGATTTTAACATGTTGTAATATCTACAATCTTGTACACAGAAGATACAAATGATCTCTTACAATTTACAAACCAACATTTTTATTTCATCTAGCCATTCATCTGTCGATCCATTTATGTTTCTAAAAACCTTTTCATTAGGACCCTTCCATAAAATCCATATCATTTAACACTAAATGAGTCCTCCCTCACTCTGTCTCTTTGCCCAACAACCTAGCAAAGTGATTGAAATTTAATAGCGCAGAATTATACAGAGCAGATGCaagatttaataaaaataaaatcttttgtaACATTGCCTCTGCCCAACGACCATTTTGCTTAGCAACCAATCTCTCATTTTCCGTTGTGTTTTGGTCCCTATGGTGACTGGGTTCTGTCTTGTTTTCCTTATAGCATTGAACTTTTTATCTACCTTTGGTTTTGGCGCGTGATTTTCATTCCTGCTCCTGCCAATGAATTAACTCCTTCATCTTGACCTAATTGGTTCTTCGTTTATAGTTTCCAGAAAAGGTTTCTTTGATCTACAATAACTTAACCTATAACTAAATCCCGATTCCACTCCTTCCAAACTCAACCTCGGAACACACTCCTTTTCATCATTCTCAACACCACTCTCCTTTGCTTCCGAATTCTCATCCGGTTGGACACGTGTCTTTCTGGCACGTAACCTTTTCGCCGCAGAATTTGCCGCTAAAAAGAGCACCGCCATGTCAGCCCCCGTAACAACAGAGTTGAGTCTTCTCATTGGAAAGAATATGTAAACACTTCCGAATTCTAATTCTTCATCTGCAGCGAGAGGAGAGAATCTTGTAGAGATATGAAGAGAACGAGAATTGACTAAGAAATAGTTTGGATTCTCTAACATAAGTTCCGCAGCTTTCATTATTTCTCTAAATTGTTTCACTTCTCCGGTTGGAAAGATAACTCTCGTAGCTTTCGTGTTCCTCATCAATGGTGGTGCTAAGGTGCATGAAACGTAATTTCCCATCACTGGttaaatgaaaccctaatttgatattGTTGGAATGAATAGTGTTGAAGAGAGAAAACAAAGGTGTTTGTATTTTGGTTTGAATGCGTTGAGGGGAAGGTACGAGTGTGTTTATATAGGGGAATAATAACTGTGGAAGCATAATAGTCAATAGAATATAATATTGAATTAGAAATTTAGAATAGTACTGTAGTAGTAGTATATTGAAAGTGCATATTGTTGTGTTGTTTTGTACTTTATGAAATGAAATGATATTGGCAT encodes:
- the LOC131610365 gene encoding uncharacterized protein LOC131610365 — encoded protein: MGNYVSCTLAPPLMRNTKATRVIFPTGEVKQFREIMKAAELMLENPNYFLVNSRSLHISTRFSPLAADEELEFGSVYIFFPMRRLNSVVTGADMAVLFLAANSAAKRLRARKTRVQPDENSEAKESGVENDEKECVPRLSLEGVESGFSYRLSYCRSKKPFLETINEEPIRSR